One window from the genome of Chloroflexota bacterium encodes:
- a CDS encoding methyltransferase domain-containing protein, with the protein MFFNQKAATWDETVAEKDAAKLQRISQRLEIQPGSTVLDVGTGTGVFLPFILKKVGNRGRLVALDIAEEMLKRARAKGFRENIAYLQADIATPPLYDEVFDAVVCYSSFPHFQNKAAALKETHRVLKKGGRLFICHTSSRKEINDIHRQIPLLTNDLLPGEGEMAEMLSAAGFAGVEVYDGDGSYFASARKPEVG; encoded by the coding sequence ATGTTCTTCAACCAGAAGGCGGCTACCTGGGATGAAACCGTCGCTGAAAAGGATGCCGCCAAGCTTCAGCGAATCTCACAGCGCCTAGAGATCCAGCCTGGTTCCACGGTACTCGATGTTGGCACCGGGACAGGTGTATTCCTCCCCTTTATCTTGAAGAAGGTTGGAAACCGGGGGCGTCTGGTCGCCCTGGACATAGCTGAGGAGATGCTGAAAAGGGCTCGGGCCAAAGGCTTCCGCGAGAATATCGCCTACCTTCAGGCCGACATTGCCACCCCCCCTCTATACGACGAGGTTTTTGATGCTGTGGTCTGCTACTCCAGCTTTCCCCACTTTCAGAATAAGGCAGCAGCTCTTAAGGAGACGCATCGGGTGCTGAAGAAAGGCGGTAGACTGTTCATCTGCCACACCTCAAGCCGAAAGGAAATCAATGATATTCACCGGCAGATCCCTCTCTTGACCAACGACCTCCTCCCCGGTGAAGGCGAGATGGCAGAAATGCTATCAGCCGCCGGATTCGCGGGGGTGGAAGTATATGATGGCGACGGCAGCTACTTCGCTAGCGCCAGAAAACCTGAGGTCGGGTGA
- a CDS encoding gamma carbonic anhydrase family protein, with the protein MIRALNNKIPKIAVSAFVSEMAYIIGDVEIGEDSAVFPGAVIRGDFGPIKIGRQVLIEDGVVLHSAPSGLDIGDDVTVGHGALVNSRRIGSKVLIGMNATVLHDVEIGDCCIIAAGAVVGQGMKVPDGSFVTGIPGKIAGKATEKQLKWVERDPELFHWLLDLYRRERL; encoded by the coding sequence ATGATAAGAGCCCTGAATAATAAAATTCCGAAGATAGCAGTCTCCGCCTTCGTCAGTGAAATGGCATACATAATTGGCGACGTAGAAATCGGCGAAGACAGCGCCGTATTTCCAGGGGCAGTAATCAGAGGGGATTTCGGCCCCATAAAGATCGGCCGGCAGGTCTTGATTGAGGACGGTGTCGTTCTCCACAGCGCCCCCTCCGGTTTGGATATTGGCGATGATGTCACTGTAGGACACGGCGCGCTGGTCAATTCACGAAGGATTGGAAGCAAAGTATTGATTGGTATGAATGCTACCGTCCTTCACGATGTGGAGATCGGAGATTGCTGTATCATCGCCGCCGGCGCGGTGGTCGGGCAAGGGATGAAGGTCCCCGATGGCTCCTTCGTCACCGGTATACCAGGAAAGATTGCCGGCAAAGCTACAGAAAAGCAGTTAAAGTGGGTGGAGCGCGACCCCGAACTCTTCCACTGGCTGCTGGATTTATACAGACGAGAGCGTCTGTA
- a CDS encoding zinc ABC transporter substrate-binding protein, producing the protein MKNIGILLVAIAVLSLSLVSFVGGCSEEDTNKLQVVTSTSLIASIAERVGGDLVKVVNIIPPAQCPGHFDVKPGDIQKLADANLFLLHGWQGEKFSQDLIASANNPNFTVVKINVQGNWMTPPVQTQATDQIVNALCEVDAENSSIYQQSAAKYKNIVEAKGNEVRARIASANLSALNALCNEQQRGFVAWVGFNVVATYGTPDSLTPQVIKDLVDQGKAGDVTLIIDNLQSGKDAGIPIAQELGCHRIVLSNFPGGFSNTETWEKAIDRNIDLILEAVTQ; encoded by the coding sequence GTGAAGAACATCGGCATCCTGTTGGTGGCCATCGCAGTCCTGAGTCTTTCCCTCGTTTCCTTTGTCGGCGGTTGTTCCGAGGAAGATACTAACAAGCTGCAGGTGGTCACCAGCACATCCCTCATCGCTTCCATCGCGGAGCGCGTCGGGGGTGACCTGGTAAAGGTGGTCAATATCATCCCGCCAGCGCAATGTCCAGGGCACTTTGATGTTAAGCCTGGCGATATTCAGAAGCTGGCAGATGCCAATCTCTTCTTGCTTCATGGCTGGCAGGGCGAGAAGTTTTCTCAAGACCTCATTGCCTCGGCCAATAATCCTAACTTCACGGTGGTCAAGATCAATGTCCAGGGTAACTGGATGACGCCGCCAGTGCAGACACAAGCCACTGACCAGATTGTCAACGCACTTTGTGAGGTAGATGCCGAAAACAGCTCCATCTACCAGCAATCGGCAGCGAAATACAAGAACATTGTTGAAGCCAAAGGAAATGAGGTAAGGGCCAGGATTGCTTCTGCCAACCTATCTGCCCTAAATGCCCTCTGCAATGAGCAGCAGAGGGGGTTTGTGGCCTGGGTCGGGTTCAATGTTGTGGCCACCTATGGCACTCCTGATTCCCTAACCCCACAGGTGATAAAAGACCTGGTGGACCAGGGGAAAGCAGGCGATGTCACGCTAATTATCGACAACCTTCAGAGCGGGAAAGACGCCGGGATACCTATAGCTCAGGAACTGGGCTGCCACAGGATCGTGCTCTCCAATTTCCCTGGGGGCTTCAGTAACACCGAGACCTGGGAGAAGGCTATAGACCGCAACATAGATCTGATTCTGGAGGCAGTAACCCAGTGA
- a CDS encoding metal ABC transporter permease has translation MNLDLSIFGYQFMQNAIISAFLGGIACSVVGVFVVLMHMPFIGVCMAHAAFAGALLALWVGFDPLIGAFVFSLLAAAIIGPLADRGELNPETSVGVIFSLMLGLAFLFMGLMPGTKSTALELLWGSILTNTTNDIILLGVVAAAVVGLVCLFYKEVQATIFNRDMALSVGVPATITLYAVLFLTGATITTSLRSIGGLLIFSLILNPAAAAYQLTYNMKRMFLLSATFGVLSGWIGLLISYAADIPSGATIVITSSVIFMIAAIFSPKRKVKGWRVKKLADVNSV, from the coding sequence ATGAACCTGGACCTCTCCATCTTCGGATACCAGTTCATGCAGAACGCCATCATCTCGGCGTTCCTGGGTGGCATTGCCTGTTCTGTGGTAGGCGTTTTTGTGGTGCTGATGCACATGCCCTTCATTGGCGTCTGCATGGCCCACGCCGCTTTCGCCGGGGCGCTGCTGGCGCTGTGGGTGGGTTTCGACCCTCTGATAGGTGCCTTTGTCTTCAGCCTGCTGGCCGCTGCCATTATTGGCCCTCTGGCCGACCGTGGTGAGCTTAATCCGGAGACCTCGGTGGGGGTTATCTTCTCTCTCATGCTGGGGCTGGCCTTTCTCTTCATGGGGCTGATGCCCGGCACTAAATCAACGGCCCTGGAGTTGCTATGGGGCAGCATCCTCACCAATACCACAAATGACATCATATTGCTGGGGGTGGTAGCCGCGGCGGTGGTGGGGCTGGTCTGTTTGTTTTACAAAGAGGTACAGGCTACCATTTTCAATCGCGATATGGCCCTCTCCGTCGGTGTCCCGGCTACCATCACTCTGTACGCTGTCCTGTTCTTGACCGGGGCCACCATCACCACATCGCTGCGCTCTATCGGAGGCCTGCTTATCTTCAGCCTTATCCTGAATCCAGCGGCGGCCGCATACCAGCTTACCTACAACATGAAACGCATGTTCCTCCTCTCCGCCACCTTCGGGGTCCTTTCTGGCTGGATTGGCCTTCTCATCTCTTACGCTGCCGACATCCCCAGCGGGGCCACCATAGTGATTACCTCCTCGGTCATCTTCATGATAGCGGCTATCTTCTCCCCCAAGAGAAAGGTAAAAGGCTGGCGAGTCAAGAAACTAGCGGATGTGAACAGTGTTTAG
- a CDS encoding metal ABC transporter ATP-binding protein — MDNAVIDIADAVVSYREDIALRGVTLRVKPGEFVGVVGPNGAGKTTLLTIVNGLGKLVHGHVSVLGQCVTPSNGHCLRKKVGYVAQVQNIDPRMPMNVRDVVMIGRYGRLGLLRGPRQHDWQIVDEVLELVGMTHLSRRPIGHLSGGEQQRVAIARCLAQEPEIFLLDEPTASLDWKAKSDILDLVKLIHSSRHLTTLFVTHDLSSLPLACDRVVLMKDGLIWEEGHPQELLTDDNLSRLYDMPLWAVERRRQEAVLA, encoded by the coding sequence ATGGATAACGCCGTCATAGACATCGCGGATGCTGTCGTCTCCTACAGAGAAGACATCGCCCTCCGGGGAGTCACCCTCAGGGTGAAGCCTGGAGAGTTTGTGGGGGTAGTTGGTCCCAACGGGGCTGGCAAGACCACCCTCCTTACCATAGTAAATGGATTGGGCAAACTGGTCCATGGGCATGTGTCCGTCCTGGGGCAGTGCGTCACTCCAAGCAACGGCCATTGTTTGAGGAAAAAGGTCGGCTATGTGGCCCAGGTGCAAAACATAGACCCCAGGATGCCCATGAACGTCCGCGATGTTGTCATGATAGGGCGCTACGGGCGTTTGGGCCTGCTGAGAGGGCCGCGCCAGCACGATTGGCAGATCGTTGACGAGGTGCTGGAACTGGTGGGCATGACGCACCTCTCGCGGAGGCCTATCGGCCATCTCTCTGGGGGCGAGCAGCAGCGGGTAGCCATAGCACGCTGTCTGGCGCAGGAGCCAGAGATATTCCTCCTTGATGAGCCGACCGCCTCTCTGGACTGGAAAGCCAAAAGCGACATACTTGATCTGGTCAAGCTGATCCACAGTTCGCGGCACCTGACGACACTCTTTGTTACCCACGATCTCAGCTCTTTACCTCTGGCCTGTGACCGGGTGGTGCTGATGAAGGATGGGCTTATCTGGGAGGAGGGCCATCCCCAGGAGTTGCTTACCGACGATAATCTCAGCAGGCTGTATGACATGCCCCTGTGGGCAGTGGAAAGGCGTCGCCAGGAAGCCGTTCTGGCCTGA